In a single window of the Scyliorhinus canicula chromosome 1, sScyCan1.1, whole genome shotgun sequence genome:
- the LOC119974713 gene encoding cold-inducible RNA-binding protein B-like, producing the protein MTEEGKLFVGGLNFDTNEQALEDVFSKYGQIAEVRVIKDKDTMASPGFGFITFENPEDANDAMEAMNGKSRRAADWVDHGEKKSGSSGYGGSRGDGGNCKCGSYASRQYETRGDGYYRGDGYSRGRGGDGYGGRSSYNQ; encoded by the coding sequence ATGACGGAAGAAGGGAAGTTGTTCGTCGGCGGCCTCAACTTCGACACAAACGAGCAGGCCCTGGAAGATGTTTTCTCCAAGTACGGGCAGAtcgctgaggtgagagtgattaaaGACAAAGACACCATGGCGTCCCCCGGTTTCGGCTTCATCACTTTCGAGAACCCCGAGGACGCCAACGACGCGATGGAGGCGATGAACGGAAAATCCCGACGGGCGGCAGACTGGGTGGACCACGGCGAGAAAAAGTCGGGCAGCAGCGGCTACGGAGGAAGCCGGGGCGATGGCGGTAACTGCAAATGCGGCAGCTATGCCTCTCGGCAGTACGAAACTCGGGGCGACGGCTACTACCGGGGAGACGGCTACTCCCGGGGCCGGGGAGGCGACGGCTATGGAGGACGCAGCTCCTACAACCAGTGA